The Thalassotalea sediminis genome includes the window TAGATGTGCTTGGCTTACGCGGAATGAAATTTCCTTTGAAGCAGCTAATATGGTTTTTATTAGGGAAATGAGATCTAATGGTACATTATCTTCACGTAATGCGGGTGCGAGTCGTTGCATTGTCTTACCTAATTTTTTACAGTATGAGTGGTTAAATTGTATAAAATGTACTTTTTACAATAGGCATGAATGCTTCATCATCCTGTAGTCGCTTTATCATGTTCAATTAACACTACTTGGTTGAGTTTTATTGAAAGTTTTCATGCTTTGTTACGGCGCGATTATAACAAAAATTTCGTAAAGCTTTACAGTTATTTTATCTGCAAAAATAAGGCTTTGCTTCTATTAAAAGAGAAAGAAATGAAAACACTTAAATTTGTTTGTTTACTACTAATTTGTAGTATTTTTTCAGTATGTGCTACCGACTCCATCGAAGCGTTTGTAAAGGGGAAGCAGCAACACCAAGGCTTTTTTACCTTTTACTATGACAAAGAATCTGGAAAAGTCTATGTAGAAATTGAGCAACAGCAAGAGTTTCTATTTCAAAGTGCTATGCCTCATGGCGTGGGCTCTAATGATATTGGCTTGGATAGAGGGCAGTTAGGTCAAACGAGGTTAGTTGCTTTTGAACGCGTAGGTGAAAAAGTTTTGTTAAGACAAAAAAATACCTACTATCGCGCTAATAGTAATAATAAGTTAGAGCAAAAAGCGGTCGAGGAAGCGTTTGCAAGTGCTGTGATTTGGGGCTTTAAAGTGGTTGCTGAAGATAATAATCGTTACTTGATTGATTATACGCCTTTCTTATTGTCCGACATCCATAAGCTCGGCGCCAAATTGAAAGCACGTAAACAAGGTAGTTTTTCTATTGATCGTAGTAGAAGTGCTTTTTATGCACCTAGAAGCAAAGCCTTTGATAAAAATACTGAGTTGGAAGCTACCGTTACATTTAAAGGCACTGGTGCTGGTCGTCATTTAAAATCAGTAACGCCTGATGACAATGTGGTTACGGTAAATTTTCATCATTCACTAATTGCGTTGCCAGATGAACAATACAAGACTCGCGAATTTCATCCTTACAGTGGCTTTTGGGCACATAAATATGCTGATTATGCATCAGCTATTGAAGAGCCGTTAGTCAAGCGTGTAATTAATCGACATCGACTTGAAAAAAAGCAACCACTTGCAAGCATTAGTGAAGCTAAAGAGCCAATTATCTATTATCTTGATCCCGGTGTACCTGAGCCTATTAAGAGTGCATTAATTGAAGGGGCTATGTGGTGGAATCAAGCGTTTGAAGCAATAGGCTACCGCAATGCTTTTCAAGTGAAAATGCTGCCTGCAGATGCAGATCCAATGGATGTTCGCTTTAATGTAATTCAATGGGTCCATAGAGCAACACGTGGCTGGTCGTATGGTTCATCAGTTATAGACCCACGCACAGGCGAGATCATTAAAGGGCATGTAACACTTGGTTCGTTAAGAGTGCGTCAAGATTACTTAATTGCGTTAGGACTTACATCACCATTTAGTAGTAAAAGTGTCGATACAACGCCGATGAAAGAAATGGCACTAGCGAGAATTCGTCAACTATCGGCTCATGAGGTGGGGCATACATTGGGCATAGCACATAATTTTGCGGCAAGTACAAACGATCGCGCTTCGGTCATGGATTACCCTCATCCGTATATTCAATTGAAAAGCGGAGAAATAGATTTGTCGCAGGCTTATGACGTTAACATTGGCTCATGGGATAAACATGTTATTGCTTATGGATATCAAGATACTGGCGCCACAAATGAACAACAATATTTAGCTAAGGTTATCGCAGACGCACAACAAAAGTCACTAAGGTATATGTCTGACGCAGATGGTAGACCTAAATCAGGCGGGCACCTTTACGCGCATTTATGGGATAACGGTAATGATCCTGTTGATGAGTTAATCAGAGTATTAGCTATTCGTAAAAAGGCACTGTCTACTTTTGGTATTCATAGTATACCTTTTGGCACACCTTTAGCTGAGATAGAACAAGTATTAGTACCTATTTATAACTTTCATCGCTATCAAGTTGAAGCGGCAGCAAAGGTGGTTGCAGGCATTAACTATTCATACCAAGTTAGAACGCTCAACTTCAATAATACGTTAAAGGTTGTAGAAGGCCGCAAGCAACAACATGCTATAGAACAACTGCTCCTAACATTATCACCTGCTGTACTTACATTGCCGAAACATATCGTTGATATTATTCCGCCGAAAGCTTATAGCTATTACCGTGATAGAGAGAGCTTTTCTAGCCAAACCGGCTTGGCGTTTGATCCTGTTACTGCCGCAGAAGCAAGTGCAAAACATACGATTGATTTACTATTAAATAAATCTCGTTTGGCAAGGTTAGCGCAGCAATCGGCAATAGATAGCGCAATACCTTCACCAGCGATGCTGCTAAAACAACTCATTGAAGCGACAATAAAACAACCAGCTCAATCAGGTCTCGATTTATTAGTGCAGCAACGTGTTAATAGACTTGTGGTAAATAAGTTAGCTCAATTATGGCAACAAAAGCAGATTGCAACAGAAGTAAAGTCTGAAGTCTTTGTGGTGTTAAATGAACTGTCTCAATGGTTAGATGCGCGTAAAACTGATAGCAGTGCATTATCTGGGCAATATTTTTTAATGTCGTCGCAAATTCCTCAATACCTTGCACATAAACTAAACGTGCCAGAAAATACGGTAGCTAAGTTACCGCCAGGTTCTCCCATTGGCCAATAATTGATGTCGGTATATAGAAATAAAAGGCGACTTAAGCGGAAGGAATTTACTTAAGTCGCTGTGCGCGTGCACAAAGAAGTTTTATTTTCTAATTGGCTTACACCTTGGTAACTATGGTTAAGCGACCGCGGGCGCTTTTCGGGTAATTAGCTTTGGTTTTATAATCAGTACGATGTTGCCTGCCATAATGGCTGTAAAACCCGCAATGGTGTAAATATCCCAAACGAAACCTTCAAATAACGTCGCGATACATACAGCAACTGCCGGGAATAAAATGTTGGCATATGAGGCTTTGTGGGCTCCTATTCTTGTTAATAATGTTAGGTAACAGCCAAAAGCGATCACTGACCCAAACAATGATAGATAGAGTAATGAACTAACGTATGTTACTGACCAATCACAGGTAAATGACTTCCCTTGAAGTAACAAAACAATGGACATAAAGAGAGCGCCATATCCCATTGCCCAAGCATTTGCTGGCATGATTGCAAGACCGTCTTGTTGGTTTTTAATGGAAAGCATATTGCCGAAAGAAGCAGATAAAGTACCGACAAGGCAAAGTAAGAAGCCGACAATGGTTTTATTTGTTAGTGATAGCTCACTCGCTTGAGGCCAGAATAAAATAACAATGCCGAGTAATCCAAGAAATCCACCGAGATAAACCGATGTATCTACGCGCGTACCAAAAAATAGCCTAGCATTACCGATGTTCATTATCATCAGTGTTGAAAATGCAATACAGCTTAATGCTGAATTAATCATGGTTTGTGCATTGTATAGGAAGTAATAATTGACACTAAATAAGCAGATACCAAACAACGCGAGTTGTACGTGCTGACGCACCGTGAATCGTAGATTTTGCTTTTTAAACGCGCAATATATAAAGATCATTAACGAAGCAATCGCATAACGATAAACAACAGACGCCTCTGGGGTTACGTTTCCCAATTGTAGGCTGATGGCATACCAAGTGGATCCCCATATTAATACTGTAATTGCGTACAAAATATAGTTGTTCATTTTATGTTGTCGTTAGGCGAAATATGCTAGACAGTTTATCGACTCTTTGTTTTAATACCATATACAAAAAAGAGAAAATGGAACCTATACAGTTTGAGGCTCGTGAATCGTTCTGCACCTGAATTCTTGTATCAACAAGTCATCGACTTTGTTGAAAAA containing:
- a CDS encoding zinc-dependent metalloprotease, with translation MKTLKFVCLLLICSIFSVCATDSIEAFVKGKQQHQGFFTFYYDKESGKVYVEIEQQQEFLFQSAMPHGVGSNDIGLDRGQLGQTRLVAFERVGEKVLLRQKNTYYRANSNNKLEQKAVEEAFASAVIWGFKVVAEDNNRYLIDYTPFLLSDIHKLGAKLKARKQGSFSIDRSRSAFYAPRSKAFDKNTELEATVTFKGTGAGRHLKSVTPDDNVVTVNFHHSLIALPDEQYKTREFHPYSGFWAHKYADYASAIEEPLVKRVINRHRLEKKQPLASISEAKEPIIYYLDPGVPEPIKSALIEGAMWWNQAFEAIGYRNAFQVKMLPADADPMDVRFNVIQWVHRATRGWSYGSSVIDPRTGEIIKGHVTLGSLRVRQDYLIALGLTSPFSSKSVDTTPMKEMALARIRQLSAHEVGHTLGIAHNFAASTNDRASVMDYPHPYIQLKSGEIDLSQAYDVNIGSWDKHVIAYGYQDTGATNEQQYLAKVIADAQQKSLRYMSDADGRPKSGGHLYAHLWDNGNDPVDELIRVLAIRKKALSTFGIHSIPFGTPLAEIEQVLVPIYNFHRYQVEAAAKVVAGINYSYQVRTLNFNNTLKVVEGRKQQHAIEQLLLTLSPAVLTLPKHIVDIIPPKAYSYYRDRESFSSQTGLAFDPVTAAEASAKHTIDLLLNKSRLARLAQQSAIDSAIPSPAMLLKQLIEATIKQPAQSGLDLLVQQRVNRLVVNKLAQLWQQKQIATEVKSEVFVVLNELSQWLDARKTDSSALSGQYFLMSSQIPQYLAHKLNVPENTVAKLPPGSPIGQ
- a CDS encoding DMT family transporter, which produces MNNYILYAITVLIWGSTWYAISLQLGNVTPEASVVYRYAIASLMIFIYCAFKKQNLRFTVRQHVQLALFGICLFSVNYYFLYNAQTMINSALSCIAFSTLMIMNIGNARLFFGTRVDTSVYLGGFLGLLGIVILFWPQASELSLTNKTIVGFLLCLVGTLSASFGNMLSIKNQQDGLAIMPANAWAMGYGALFMSIVLLLQGKSFTCDWSVTYVSSLLYLSLFGSVIAFGCYLTLLTRIGAHKASYANILFPAVAVCIATLFEGFVWDIYTIAGFTAIMAGNIVLIIKPKLITRKAPAVA